The Xanthomonas sp. DAR 80977 nucleotide sequence CGCGACCACGCCGTGGCGCGCCAGCGCCTCGCCGGCCCAGCGGTATTGCTGGCGGTTGCCGGTCTTCCAGGTGCCGCCGTGGAAGAACACCACCACCGGGGCCTCGTGCGCCGTCGCCGGGCGATAGACGTCCAGCTTCAGACCATGCTCCGCATCGAACACGATGCCGCGTTGCTCGCTCAGCCCATGGCGCGCGGAGCCGGCGTTGAGGCCGCCGAAGAACACGCTGCTGCAGGCCGAGACCAGCAGCGAGGACAGCGCGACCAGCAGGTGGCGGGGCCAGCGCGGCGGCGGCGGCGAACGTTCGGACATGGGCGGTACCTGTGGGAAAAGAGCGGGAAGCATGCCGCATGCGCATGTCGCTGGCGGGTGCATGGCGTCGGCGGCGTTGTTGGCAACTACGCAGCAGGCGCTGCCGCGGATGCGTGTCCGGCGCTGCGGTTCGCTGCGCCTGCTGACGCTGTCGCGAGAGCTGTGGGCGTGCCTGGGTATGTGGTGAAGGGTGCGGGCGCAGCTTCGTGCACCCAACTTTGCGAGTCGCTTCGCGCCGTACCCTCACCCCAACCCCTCTCCCGGGGGGAGAGGGGCTATGCACCGCGGCTGTTCCTTCTCCCATCGGGACCAGGGCCCCTTTTCGGGGGAAGGTGGCCCGCAGGGCCGGATGAGGGTACGGGCGCAGCCTCGTGCACCCAACTTTGCGAGTCGCTTCGCGCCGTACCCTCACCCCAACCCCTCTCCCGGGGGGAGAGGGGCTATGCACGCGCGGCTGTTCCTTCTCCCATCTGGACCATGGCCCCCTTTTCGGGGAAAGGTGGCCCGAAGGGCCGGATGAGGGTACTGACGCAGCTTCGTGCGCCCAGACCCAGCGAGTCGCGTCGCGCCTTACTTTCACCACAACCGCTTTCTCCCACAGGGACTCCCTGCGCTCGCCGAGGGGAGAGGGGCTGTAAGCTGGCGCGTATGTCTCCATTGCGCTTCGACAACCGTTTCACCGCCGAACTGCCCGCCGATCCCGAGCGCGGCCCGCGCCTGCGCGAGGTGTTGGGCGCGCTGTGGTCGGAGGTCGCACCGACGCCGGTGGCCGCGCCGCAGCTGCTGGCGCATTCGCGCGAGGTGGCGGCGATGCTCGGCTTCCCCGAACAGGACGTCCTGACGCCGCAGTTCGCCGAGGTCTTCGCCGGCAACGCGCTCTACCCGGGCATGCGGCCCTACGCGGCGAACTACGGAGGCCACCAGTTCGGGCACTGGGCCGGGCAGCTCGGCGACGGCCGCGCGATCGCGCTGGGCGAGGCGCTGGGCGCGGACGGGCGGCGCTGGGAACTGCAGCTCAAGGGCGCCGGCCGTACCCCGTATTCGCGCGGCGCCGATGGCCGCGCGGTGCTGCGCTCGTCGATCCGCGAATTCCTGTGCAGCGAGGCGATGCACCATCTCGGCGTCCCCACCACGCGCGCGCTGAGCCTGGTCGCCACCGGCGAGCGCGTGGTGCGCGACATGTTCTACGACGGCCATCCGCGCGCCGAGCCGGGCGCGGTGGTATGCCGGGTGGCGCCGTCGTTCGTGCGCTTCGGCAGTTTCGAACTGCCGGCCGCGCGCGGCGACACGGTCTTGCTGCGGCAACTGGCCGACTTCGTCATCGACCGCGATTTCCCCGAACTGCGCACGCGCGGCGCCAACCGCTACGCCGACTGGTTCGGCGAGGTCTGCACGCGTACCGCGACGATGGTGGCGCACTGGATGCGGGTCGGCTTCGTGCATGGGGTGATGAACACCGACAACATGTCGATCCTGGGTTTGACCATCGACTACGGGCCGTACGGCTGGATCGACGACTACGACCCGGACTGGACGCCGAACACCACCGATGCGCAGGGCCGCCGCTACCGCTTCGGCACCCAGCCGCAGATCGCGTCCTGGAACCTGACCCGGCTGGCGCAGGCGCTGGCGCCGCTGTTCGCCGAGGTCGCGCCGCTGCAGGCCGGGCTCGAGCGCTTTCGCCAGGCGTACGCGCAGGCCGAGCGCGACACCACCGCCGCCAAGCTCGGCCTGGCCGACTGCGGCGAGGCCGATGTGGCGCTGATGCAGGACCTGCTGCAACTGCTGCAACAGGGCGAGGTGGACATGACCCTGTGGTTCCGCGGGCTGAGCGCAGAGCAGGTGCCGGCGCTGGCGGGCTTGGCCGATGCCTTCTACGACCCGGCCAGGCTGGCCGCGCAGGCGCCGGCGTTCGAGGCCTGGCTGGCGCGCTATGCGCGGCGGCTGCAGGCCGATCCGCTGCCGGCGGCCGCGCGCGCGGCGAAGATGCGTGCAGCCAATCCACGCTACGTACTGCGCAACTATCTGGCGCAGCAGGCGATCGATCGCGCCGAGCAGGGCGATGCCGAGGGGATCGCCGACCTGCTGGAGGTGATGCGCCGGCCCTACGAGGAGCAGCCGGGGCGCGAGGCGTTCGCGGCGCGGCGCCCGGACTGGGCGCGCGAGCGCGCCGGGTGTTCGATGCTGTCGTGCAGTTCCTGACGATGCGCGACATGCCGTAGCAGGGGCTTCAGCCCCGACGCCTTGCCGGTAAGGCGTCGGGGCTGAAGCCCCTCCTGCAGTAGCGAGCGGTCCGTTGCGGCAGGCCTGCCGCAATCGCCGCGACAGCCCCTGGCGCGGCGTCAGCGCGTCGCCGCGGCGCGGTAGCCCCAGGCGGCGAGGAAGCTGGTCACCACTTCCGCGGCCAGCGCCTGCTGGCTGTCCTGGTCGGGGGCCTGCCCGTTGAGCATCGCGCCGGGGTAGGCGTAGCCGATCGCCGCGCCGATGAAGGCGCTGGCGGCCAGCGCGGGCGAGGCCACGCGCACGTCGCCGCGCGCATCCAGCCTCTGCAGCAGCTCGCTCAGGCGCTGGCGCAGGCGCCCGGTACGGCGCTGGTGCATCGACTGCAGCAGGTCCGGCATCTGCGCGCTGGCCTGCACCAGCAGCCGGTGCAGGCGCAGCGAGGACGGCGCGTACAGGTGCGCCTGCACGGTCAGCGCGATCTGCTGCAGCGCACGCGGCAGGTCCTGCGAGGCCGCATCGCCGATGTTCTCCAGCTGCGCCTGCAGTTCCTCGTTCAGCGCCTCGAACACCTGCATCAGCAGCTCGGCCTTGCTGGAGAAATGGTTGTACAGGCTCTGCCGGGTCAGCCCGGCGTGCAGCGCGATCTGCTCCAGCGAGACCTCCAGGCCGTGCTCCAGCAGCAGTTCGCGGGCGGCGCGCAACAAGCGCGGCCGCGCCAGCGCCGGGCGCCCGCGCTGGCGCCCGGCCGGCGCAATCGCGCGCGCTTCCGGCGTCGCCGGGGCGGCGCTAGACACCGTGGTGCGGGCGATTGTGCGATCCTTCATGCTTATTTATTTGTCTTTAAGTAAATTAAATAATCCTCCCCCCAGCTTCCAGGATCAAGCGCATGCCCGCGCCTTTCGCCCAGCGTTCTCGCCGCACGCTGTCGCTGCTGCTGTCCCTCGCTCTCGTCACGCTCGCCGGTTGCAAGGGCGAGCGCACTGCGCCGCCGGCGCAGGCCAGGACCGTGGGGGTGGTGACGCTGCAGCCGCAAAGCGTGCCGCTCAGCGCCGAACTGGCTGGGCGTACCGCCGCCTCCGAGGAATCCGAGGTGCGCCCGCAGGTCGGCGGGGTGCTGCGCAAGCGGCTGTTCGAGGAGGGCGCGATGGTGCGCGCCGGGCAGCCGCTGTTCCAGATCGAGCCGACCCTGTACCAGGCCGCCGCCAACGAGGCGCAGGCCAACCTGGCCACCGCCGAGGCCACGCTGACCACCGCCAAGCTGCGTGCCGAGCGCTATCGCGAACTGGGCAAGACCCGGCTGGCCGCGCAGCAGGACGTGGACGACGCCCAGGCCACCTACCAGGAGGCGCTGGCCAGCCGCGACGCCAACCGCGCCGCGCTGGACACCGCGCGCACCCAACTGCGCTTCGCCACGGTGGAGGCGCCGATCAGCGGGCGCATCGGCCGCGCGCGGGTGACCCCGGGCGCGCTGGTCACCGCCAGCCAGGCCGATGCCATCGCCAAGATCCAGCAGCTGGACCCGATGAACGTGGACATCACCCAGTCCGGCAGCCAGTTCCTGGCGCTGCGCCGCGCGATCGCCGACGGCGGGGTGCAGCCGGCCACCGCCGAAGTGCGCCTGAAACTGTCCGACGGCAGCGACTACCCGCTGCCGGGCACGCTGCAGTTCGCCGACATCGATGTCGAGGAGACCACCGGCAGCGTGACCCTGCGCGCGCGCTTCCCCAATCCCGACGCGCAGCTGCTGCCGGGCATGTACGTGCGCGCGATCGTCGGCCAGGGCATCCGCCAGCAGGCGCTGCTGGTGCCGCAGGCGGCGGTGGACCGTACCCCGCGCGGCGACGCCCAGGCCTGGGTGGTGGGCGCGGACAACATCGTGCGCCAGCGCCAGTTCACCACGCTGCGCGCGGTCGGCGACCGCTGGCTGGTCGGCGACGGGCTCAAGCCCGGCGAGCGGGTGGTGGTGGAAGGCCGGCAGGGGCTCAGCGACGGCGCCAAGGTGACGGTCAAGCCGGCCGCCGCTGCCGCCGGCCAGGGCTGATCCGGCATGCTCGCGCGCTTCTTCATCGCCCGCCCGATCTTCGCCTGGGTGCTGGCGATCTGCATCATGGCCGCCGGCGCCATCGCCGTGTTCACCCTGCCGGTGGAGCAGTATCCGGACATCGCCCCGCCCGGGGTCAACGTCACCGCGACCTACAACGGCGCCTCGGCGCAGACGGTGGAGGACAGCGTCACCCAGGTGATCGAGCAGCAGATCAAGGGCATCGACCACCTGCTGTACTTCTCCTCGACCAGTTCCTCGTCCGGGCAGGCGCGGATCAGCATCACCTTCGACCAGGCCGCCAATCCCGACATCGCCCAGGTGCAGGTGCAGAACGCGGTCAACCAGGCGCTCAACCGCCTGCCGCAGGAAGTGCAGCAGCAGGGCGTGACCGTGGCCAAGTCGCAGGGCGACAGCCTGATGGCGGTGGCGCTGTACGACAGCACCGACCGGCTGGACAACGTCGACATCTCCGACTACCTGATCAGCACCCTGCAGGACCCGATCAGCCGCATCAACGGCGTCGGCGAGATCAACGTGTTCGGCGCGCAGTACGCGATGCGCATCTGGATGGACCCGCACAAGCTCAACGCCTACAAGCTGATGCCCGGCGACGTGCGCAGCGCGATCGAGGCGCAGAACACGCAGGTCACCGCCGGCGAACTCGGCGCGCTGCCCACCGGCGCCGACCAGCAGCTCAACGCCACGGTGACCGCGCAGTCGCGGCTGCAGACCCCGGAGCAGTTCCGCGCCATCATCCTGGCCACCCAGCCCGACGGCTCCAGCGTGCACCTGGGCGACGTGGCGCGGGTGGAGATCGGCGCCGAGAACTACCAGAACAGCGCCACGCTCAACGGCCATCCGGCGTCCGGCTTCTCGGTGACGCTGTCCTCCGGCGCCAATGCGGTGGCCACGTCCGACGCGGTGCGCGCCACCATCGAGCGGCTCAAGCCGACCTTCCCGCCGGGCATGGAAGTGGCCTATCCGCGCGACAGCACGCCGTTCGTGCGGATCTCGATCGAGGGCGTGGTGCACACCCTGGTCGAGGCGATCGTGCTGGTGGTGGTGGTGATGTTCCTGTTCCTGCAGAACGGCCGCGCCACGCTGATCCCGGCGATCACCGTGCCGGTGGTGCTGCTGGGCACGTTCGGCATCCTCGCCGCGGCCGGCTTCACCATCAACACGCTGACCCTGTTCGCGATGGTGCTGGCGATCGGCCTGCTGGTGGACGACGCCATCGTGGTGGTGGAGAACGTCGAGCGGATCATGCACGAGCAGCATCTGCCGCCGCGCGAGGCGACCGAGCAATCGATGGGCGAGATCACCGGCGCGCTGATCGGCATCACCGTGGTGCTGGGGGCGGTGTTCCTGCCGATGGCGTTCTTCGGCGGCTCCACCGGCATCATCTACCGCCAGTTCTCGATCACCATCGCCTCGGCGATGGCGCTGTCGGCGCTGGTCGCGCTGACCCTGACCCCGGCGCTGTGCGCGACCCTGCTCAAGCCGGTGGAAAAGGAGCGCCAGCTCGGACGCTTCTTCCGCTGGTTCAACCGCGGCGTGGAGCGCAGCCAGCACGCCTACCAGCGCCGGCTCGGCACGCTGCTGCGGCAGCCGCGGCGCTGGATGGCGCTGTACGCGGTGATCGTGCTGGCGATGGCGGCGCTGTACGTGCGCATGCCGACCGGTTTCCTGCCGGTGGAGGACCAGGGCCAGGTGCAGATCCAGTTCACCACGCCCGAGGGCACGCCGCTGGCCAGGACCGAGGCGCTGGGCCGGCGCATCAACGATTACTTCATGGCCCACGAGAAGAACAACATCACCGCGGTCTTCATGGTGATCGGGCGCAACAACGCCGGCACCGGGCAGAACGCCGGCCAGGCCTTCGTCGCGCTGCGGCCCTGGGGCGAGCGCAACCGCGACAACACCGCGCAGGCGATCATCGACCGCGCCAATGCGTATTTCCGCGGCACCGCCGACGCCAAGATCAGCGTGCTGTCGCCGCCGGCGGTGCGCGGCCTGGGCCAGTCCAGCGGCTTCGAGCTGTGGATCCGCGACAGCGACGGTGCCGGCCGTCCGGCCTTGCTGAAGGCGCAGCAGCAGGTGTTGAAGGAGGCCGGCGACGATCCGCAGCTGACCGCGGTGCGGCTCAACGGCCTGGGCGACAAGGCGCAGCTGCAGGTGGACATCGACCAGGCCCAGGCCAGCGCGCTGGGCCTGGCGCAGGGCGACATCAACGCCACCCTGTCCACCGCCTGGGGCGGCAGCTACGTCAACGACTTCCTCGACCGCGGCCGGGTCAAGCGTGTCTACGTGCAGGGCGATGCGCCGTACCGCTCGCTGCCGGAAGACATCGGCCAGTGGTACGTACGCGGCAAGGACGGGCAGATGGCGCCGTTCGCCAGCTTCGCCAGCACCCACTGGACCCGCGGGCCGCAGCTGCAGCAGCGCTTCAACGGCCTGCCGGCGGCGCAGATCCAGGGCGGCGCCGCGGCCGACAGCAGTTCCGGCGAGGCGATGCAGCGGATGCAGGCGCTGGTCGCCAAGCAGCAGGGCTTCGACCTGCAGTGGAGCGGCCTGTCCTACCAGGAGCAACTGTCCAGCAACCAGACCCTGTGGCTGTACACCGCCTCGATCCTGTTCATTTTCCTGTGCCTGGCGGCGTTGTACGAGAGCTGGTCGATCCCGGTGGCGGTGCTGCTGGTGATTCCGCTGGGCGTGCTCGGCACGGTCACCGCGACCACCCTGGCCGGTTTCGTCAACGACATCTATTTCCAGGTCGGCCTGCTGACCACGATCGGCCTGTCGGCGAAGAACGCGATCCTGATCGTGGAGTTCGCCGAGGCCGAGCAGCGCGCCGGGCGGCCGCTGCTGGACGCGGCGCTGGAAGGCGCGCGGCTGCGCCTGCGGCCGATCGTGATGACCTCGCTGGCGTTCGTCGCCGGCGTGCTGCCGCTGGCGCTGTCCACCGGCGCGGGCGCGTCCAGCCGCCGCGAGATCGGGGTCAGCGTGATCGGCGGCATGGTCTCGGGCACCTTGCTGGCGGTGCTGCTGGTGCCGCTGTTCTTCGTGCTGGTGCGCGGCCTGCTGCATGGCCGGGCAGGGGATGGCCAGGCCGCCCCGGCCGGCTGAGTGGCGGTGAACGGGTAAGGCGGTGGCGCTGCGCGGCGCCGCCTTGCGCCTTAAAATGGGCGCCTCCCCACGCTTCGATGTCCCGATGAACGAGTCTTCCTGCTGCGGCGCGCCCGGCGACGTGCCGGCCCACTGGTCCGGCCACATCCGCGATATCGCCGATTTCCCGAAGCCGGGCATCGTGTTCAAGGACATCACCCCGCTGCTGGCCGACGGCCCGGATTTCGCCTCGGCGCTGGACGAGATGGCGCGTCCCTGGCGCACCACGCCGCTGGATGCGGTGCTGGGCATCGAGTCGCGCGGCTTCATCTTGGGCGCGGCGCTGGCGCACGAGCTGCGCACCGGTTTCGTGCCGATCCGCAAGCCGGGCAAGCTGCCGGGCAGGACGGTGACCCAGGACTACGCGCTGGAATACGGCAGCGACCGCATCGAGATGCACGCCGACGCGCTGCCGGCCGGCGCGCGGGTGCTGATCGTCGACGACGTGCTGGCCACCGGCGGTACCCTGCGCGCGGCGCTGTCGCTGGCGCGGCAGCTGCAACTGGAGATCGTCGGCGCGGCGGTGCTGGTCGAACTGCAGGCGCTGCAGGGACGCGAACGCTGGAGCGAGGAAGTGCCGCTGCTGGCGACGCTGACGTATTGAGCGCGAACCGGTGCGGGTAGCCGTCGTGCGCGGGGCCAGCGCATCGGGTGCGACGATGCCGACCGGCCACCGCGGCAGCGACGATCGAGCCGGGTGACCGCTCGACGGCGGTCGATGTCGATCCGCGGCTGAATGTGTCAACGCCGCGCATTCGCCGGCGAACTTCGCGGCTTACCGTTTCCCGCATGCGATCGGCATGCGACGGGTGGTGGCACGATGAACGGACAAACGCTCTTGCTGGCCTCGGCGGCCGCGTTCGCGTTGGCCAAGCTGGTCTCGGCACTGCTCGTGGCGATCTGGCCGGGCGGTGCGGCGGCGATCGCCGCTTCGCGCATCGGCCGCTGCGTCTACGCCATTGGCAAGGTCACGCCGGTGCTGCTGGCGCTGAGCCTGTTGCTGTACGCAGTGTTGTTCGAACCGCCGGCGCAACTACGCGCCTGGTTGGCGCTGGCGCTGCTGCTGGGCGCGGCGCTGGCGCTGCCGCTCCACCTGCGCCGCAGCCGGCGCGGCGTGGGCGGGGCGCATCCGCCGCGGCAGTGGTCGCGGATCGTGCGGCTGCGCTGAATGTGCTGAGCGCGTCGAGGTCGACGCGCCGAAGTGGGGTGCGCTTTTTTTGGGGCCGATCGTCGACGAGCTGCCGACCATCGGCGGCAGCTTTCCCGTTGGCGCTGGTGCTGCTGGTATTGTGGTCGTGGCCGCCGCGCGCCGCTGCATCAGTGCGGATAGACGACCGTTTCCAGGCTGGGGTCGGCGTAGGCGTCGGCGTGGCTCAGATGCCCATCGAACGGTCCGACCTTGCAGATCCGTCCTTCGTGGGTGAACACCAGTTGCAGTCCGTGTTCCTGTTCCCAATCGCAGTTGCACTCCAGGCTGATGCGCACGCGGCCGTCGCGATAGCGGCTGGCATAGGCCTCGCTGCCGAACTGGACGTGCTGCCACACCTGCGCCGGGTCGTCGATGCGCGGCGAGGGTAGGCCGTGTTTTTCGTGCAAGGCGTGCATGCGCCGGTAATAGGCGAACACGTCCGCAGCGGCGGCGGCGAACGTCGCGTCATCGATGCGCAGGAACGCTTCGATGGCGGCGCCGAAGTCGGCTTGCGCCGCATCGGCGGCGTAGTCTTCGAGGACGAAATTGCAGTCCTCGCGCATCCAGCGCACCGGCACCGCATCGCTCCAGGCGGTGCCGTCCTCGTCCTCGTCCAGCGACGCAAATATCTGCGCCAGCAGGCTCACAGCTTGCTGACCCGGAACCGGCGGCCCTTGATCTTGCCCGCCTGCAGCTGCCCCAGCGCGCGGCCGGCGTGGTCGCGGGCAATGGCGACATAGGAGCGGGTTGGGTAGATCGCGATCTTGCCGATCGCCGCGCCGGACAGGCCGGCGTCGCCGGTCAGCGCGCCGAGGATGTCGCCGGCGCGCAGCTTGTCGGTCTTGCCGCCGTCGATGCGCAGCGTGGTCATCGCCGCCTGCGGCAGCTGCGCCGGGCGCGCGGTGGCCAGCGGCGCGCGCGACCAGCGCAACGGCTGGCCCTGTTCGGCCTCCAGCGCCTGCGCGCGCGCCAGCTCGCGCGGCGCCACCAGGCTCAGCGCCAGGCCGCGCTTGCCGGCGCGCGCGGTGCGGCCGATGCGGTGGCGGTAGGTCTCGGTGTCGGTCGGCAGTTCGTAGTTGAGCACCGCCGCCAGGTCCTCCACGTCCAGCCCGCGCGCGGCCACGTCGCTGGCGACCAGCACGTTGCAGCTGCGGTTGACGAAGCGCACCAGCACCTCGTCGCGGTCGCGCTGCTCCATGTCGCCGTGCAGCGCCAGCGCCGAGAAGCCGAACTGCTGCAGCGAGCCGGCCACCTCGTCGACCTCCTTGCGGGTGTTGCAGAACACCACGCTGGACTCGGGGGTGAAGCGCAGCAGCAGCCCGGCCACCGCCTTCTGCCGGTAGGTCGGGTCGACCTCGAAGAACTGCTGCTCGATCTCCGGCGCGCTGTCGGCGCCTTCGATGGTCACCTCGGCCGGCTCCTGCAGCAGCTCGCGCGCCAGCGCGCGGATCGCGTCGGGGAAGGTGGCCGAGAACAGCAGGCTCTGGCGGTGCTTGTCACAGCGGCTGGCGATCTCGCGGATCGGCTCCTCGAAGCCCATGTCGAGCATGCGGTCGGCCTCGTCCAGCACCAGCGTGCGCACCCCGCCCAGGTGCAGCGCGCGCTTGCGCGCCAGCTCCTGGATGCGGCCGGGCGTGCCGACCACCACCTGCGGGTCGTGCGCCTCCAGCGAGGCCAGCTGCGGGCCGAGCGGCATGCCGCCGGTCAGCACCACCAGCTTCATGTTGGGAATGCCGGTGGCCAGCTTGCGCAGCTGCTTGCCGACCTGGTCGGCCAGTTCGCGGGTCGGGCACAGCACCAGCGCCTGCGCGCGGGTCAGCGCCGGATCCAGCCTGTGCAGCAGGCCCAGGCCGAACGCGGCGGTCTTGCCGCTGCCGGTGGGCGCCTGCACGATGACGTCGCGGCCGGCCAGGATCGGCGGCAGGCTCTGCGCCTGCACCGGGGTCATCGTGGTGTAGCCGAGCGCGTCGATGCCGGGCGCAAGCGCCGGGGAGAGGGACAGGGTGGCGAAATCGTTCATGGCGCATTTTAGCCGGGACTGGGGACTCTGGACCGGGGACTCGGCAAATCCAGGGCAATGCGCGATGCCAGGCGATGCCGCCTTCGCTCTTGGTCCCGAGTCCCGAGTCCCGAGTCCCGTACAATTGCGTCATGCCTCTTATCACTCTGCAGAACGTCGACTACAGCGTCGGCGGCCCCTTGTTGCTGGAAAAGACCGAACTGTCGATCGAGCCGGGCGAGCGTATCGCCCTGATCGGCCGCAATGGCGCCGGCAAATCGACCTTGATGAAACTGATCGCCGGCGAGCTCAAGCCCGACGACGGCGAGATCCGCGTCCAGCAGGGCGTGCGCATCGCGCGGCTGGAGCAGGAGGTGCCGCACGGCGCCGCCGGCAGCGTGTTCGACGTGGTCGCCGACGGCCTGGGCGAGCTCGGCCACTGGCTGGCCGAGTTCCACCGGCTCAGCCATGCCGCCGAGTTCGACGGCGATGCGCTGGGCGCGGTGCAGTCCAAGATCGACGGCGCCAACGGCTGGGCACTGGACCAGCGGGTCAACGAGACCCTGACCCGGCTCGACCTGGACGGCGACGCCGAGTTCGCGCGGCTGTCCGGCGGCATGAAGCGGCGCGTGCTGCTGGCGCGCGCGCTGGTGTCGGCGCCGGACCTGCTGCTGCTGGACGAGCCGACCAACCACCTGGACATCGAGGCGATCGACTGGCTGGAACTGTTCCTGAAGGGCTGGAACGGCAGCGTGGTGTTCGTCACCCACGACCGCCGCTTCCTGCGTGCGCTGGCCACGCGCATCGTCGAGATCGACCGCGGCCAGGTCACCAGCTGGCCCGGCGACTGGGCCAACTACGAGCGCCGCCGCGAGGAGCGGCTCAACGCGCAGGCGCAGGAGAACGCGCGCTTCGACAAGATGCTGGCGCAGGAAGAAGTGTGGATCCGCCAGGGCATCAAGGCGCGCCGCACCCGCGACGAAGGCCGCGTGCGGCGCCTGGAGTCGATGCGCAACGAGCGCACCCAGCGCCGCGAACTCGGCGGCAACGTGCGCATGGAGGCGGCGCAGGGCGAGGCCTCGGGCAAGAAGGTGATCGAGGCCAAGGAGCTGAGCTTCGCGTTCGGCGCGCGGACCATGGTGCGCGATTTCTCCAGCACCATCCTGCGCGGCGACCGTATCGGCCTGATCGGCCCCAACGGCAGCGGCAAGACCACGCTGCTGAAGCTGCTGCTCGGCGAACTGGCCCCGGCCAGCGGCGAGGTGCGCACCGGCACCAACCTGCAGGTGGCGTATTTCGACCAGTACCGCGCCACCTTGCGCGAGGACTGGAGCGCGATCGAGAACGTCGCCGAGGGCCGCGACTTCATCGAGGTCAACGGCAAGCGCAAGCACGTGCACGGCTACCTGCAGGATTTCCTGTTCACCCCGGAACGCGCGCGCGCGCCGATCACCCGCCTGTCCGGCGGCGAGCGCAACCGCCTGCTGCTGGCGCGGCTGTTCGCGCAGCCGTCGAACCTGCTGGTGATGGACGAACCGACCAACGACCTGGACGTGGAGACGCTGGAGCTGCTGGAAGAGCTGCTCGGCGACTACACCGGCACCTTGCTGCTGGTCAGCCACGACCGCGACTTCATCGACAACGTGGTGACCTCGACCATGGTGATGGAAGGCGACGGCCGCATCGGCGAATACGTCGGCGGCT carries:
- a CDS encoding protein adenylyltransferase SelO, which produces MSPLRFDNRFTAELPADPERGPRLREVLGALWSEVAPTPVAAPQLLAHSREVAAMLGFPEQDVLTPQFAEVFAGNALYPGMRPYAANYGGHQFGHWAGQLGDGRAIALGEALGADGRRWELQLKGAGRTPYSRGADGRAVLRSSIREFLCSEAMHHLGVPTTRALSLVATGERVVRDMFYDGHPRAEPGAVVCRVAPSFVRFGSFELPAARGDTVLLRQLADFVIDRDFPELRTRGANRYADWFGEVCTRTATMVAHWMRVGFVHGVMNTDNMSILGLTIDYGPYGWIDDYDPDWTPNTTDAQGRRYRFGTQPQIASWNLTRLAQALAPLFAEVAPLQAGLERFRQAYAQAERDTTAAKLGLADCGEADVALMQDLLQLLQQGEVDMTLWFRGLSAEQVPALAGLADAFYDPARLAAQAPAFEAWLARYARRLQADPLPAAARAAKMRAANPRYVLRNYLAQQAIDRAEQGDAEGIADLLEVMRRPYEEQPGREAFAARRPDWARERAGCSMLSCSS
- a CDS encoding TetR/AcrR family transcriptional regulator C-terminal domain-containing protein, whose product is MKDRTIARTTVSSAAPATPEARAIAPAGRQRGRPALARPRLLRAARELLLEHGLEVSLEQIALHAGLTRQSLYNHFSSKAELLMQVFEALNEELQAQLENIGDAASQDLPRALQQIALTVQAHLYAPSSLRLHRLLVQASAQMPDLLQSMHQRRTGRLRQRLSELLQRLDARGDVRVASPALAASAFIGAAIGYAYPGAMLNGQAPDQDSQQALAAEVVTSFLAAWGYRAAATR
- a CDS encoding efflux RND transporter periplasmic adaptor subunit — protein: MPAPFAQRSRRTLSLLLSLALVTLAGCKGERTAPPAQARTVGVVTLQPQSVPLSAELAGRTAASEESEVRPQVGGVLRKRLFEEGAMVRAGQPLFQIEPTLYQAAANEAQANLATAEATLTTAKLRAERYRELGKTRLAAQQDVDDAQATYQEALASRDANRAALDTARTQLRFATVEAPISGRIGRARVTPGALVTASQADAIAKIQQLDPMNVDITQSGSQFLALRRAIADGGVQPATAEVRLKLSDGSDYPLPGTLQFADIDVEETTGSVTLRARFPNPDAQLLPGMYVRAIVGQGIRQQALLVPQAAVDRTPRGDAQAWVVGADNIVRQRQFTTLRAVGDRWLVGDGLKPGERVVVEGRQGLSDGAKVTVKPAAAAAGQG
- a CDS encoding efflux RND transporter permease subunit, whose product is MLARFFIARPIFAWVLAICIMAAGAIAVFTLPVEQYPDIAPPGVNVTATYNGASAQTVEDSVTQVIEQQIKGIDHLLYFSSTSSSSGQARISITFDQAANPDIAQVQVQNAVNQALNRLPQEVQQQGVTVAKSQGDSLMAVALYDSTDRLDNVDISDYLISTLQDPISRINGVGEINVFGAQYAMRIWMDPHKLNAYKLMPGDVRSAIEAQNTQVTAGELGALPTGADQQLNATVTAQSRLQTPEQFRAIILATQPDGSSVHLGDVARVEIGAENYQNSATLNGHPASGFSVTLSSGANAVATSDAVRATIERLKPTFPPGMEVAYPRDSTPFVRISIEGVVHTLVEAIVLVVVVMFLFLQNGRATLIPAITVPVVLLGTFGILAAAGFTINTLTLFAMVLAIGLLVDDAIVVVENVERIMHEQHLPPREATEQSMGEITGALIGITVVLGAVFLPMAFFGGSTGIIYRQFSITIASAMALSALVALTLTPALCATLLKPVEKERQLGRFFRWFNRGVERSQHAYQRRLGTLLRQPRRWMALYAVIVLAMAALYVRMPTGFLPVEDQGQVQIQFTTPEGTPLARTEALGRRINDYFMAHEKNNITAVFMVIGRNNAGTGQNAGQAFVALRPWGERNRDNTAQAIIDRANAYFRGTADAKISVLSPPAVRGLGQSSGFELWIRDSDGAGRPALLKAQQQVLKEAGDDPQLTAVRLNGLGDKAQLQVDIDQAQASALGLAQGDINATLSTAWGGSYVNDFLDRGRVKRVYVQGDAPYRSLPEDIGQWYVRGKDGQMAPFASFASTHWTRGPQLQQRFNGLPAAQIQGGAAADSSSGEAMQRMQALVAKQQGFDLQWSGLSYQEQLSSNQTLWLYTASILFIFLCLAALYESWSIPVAVLLVIPLGVLGTVTATTLAGFVNDIYFQVGLLTTIGLSAKNAILIVEFAEAEQRAGRPLLDAALEGARLRLRPIVMTSLAFVAGVLPLALSTGAGASSRREIGVSVIGGMVSGTLLAVLLVPLFFVLVRGLLHGRAGDGQAAPAG
- a CDS encoding adenine phosphoribosyltransferase; translation: MNESSCCGAPGDVPAHWSGHIRDIADFPKPGIVFKDITPLLADGPDFASALDEMARPWRTTPLDAVLGIESRGFILGAALAHELRTGFVPIRKPGKLPGRTVTQDYALEYGSDRIEMHADALPAGARVLIVDDVLATGGTLRAALSLARQLQLEIVGAAVLVELQALQGRERWSEEVPLLATLTY
- a CDS encoding DUF6985 domain-containing protein, with protein sequence MSLLAQIFASLDEDEDGTAWSDAVPVRWMREDCNFVLEDYAADAAQADFGAAIEAFLRIDDATFAAAAADVFAYYRRMHALHEKHGLPSPRIDDPAQVWQHVQFGSEAYASRYRDGRVRISLECNCDWEQEHGLQLVFTHEGRICKVGPFDGHLSHADAYADPSLETVVYPH
- the dbpA gene encoding ATP-dependent RNA helicase DbpA, which produces MNDFATLSLSPALAPGIDALGYTTMTPVQAQSLPPILAGRDVIVQAPTGSGKTAAFGLGLLHRLDPALTRAQALVLCPTRELADQVGKQLRKLATGIPNMKLVVLTGGMPLGPQLASLEAHDPQVVVGTPGRIQELARKRALHLGGVRTLVLDEADRMLDMGFEEPIREIASRCDKHRQSLLFSATFPDAIRALARELLQEPAEVTIEGADSAPEIEQQFFEVDPTYRQKAVAGLLLRFTPESSVVFCNTRKEVDEVAGSLQQFGFSALALHGDMEQRDRDEVLVRFVNRSCNVLVASDVAARGLDVEDLAAVLNYELPTDTETYRHRIGRTARAGKRGLALSLVAPRELARAQALEAEQGQPLRWSRAPLATARPAQLPQAAMTTLRIDGGKTDKLRAGDILGALTGDAGLSGAAIGKIAIYPTRSYVAIARDHAGRALGQLQAGKIKGRRFRVSKL